A genomic segment from Candidatus Korarchaeum cryptofilum OPF8 encodes:
- a CDS encoding phosphoribosyltransferase family protein: MPPTNSPSALLRQHLGEFGMNKRVLEYRGQKSHTINIGGVVRELPVIQVSEDLWIASNADLILGDMEFIQAAAELMHDKVKRYDPEILVTPEAKAIAFAYELAKRLGHKRLVIARKSVKAYMTDYLIEECSSITTKAKQVLILVKEDVDRVRGKRVCIIDDVVSTGGTITALERLIERAEGIIACKAAIWIEGPWYEGDLIYLDELPVFKRVERA; the protein is encoded by the coding sequence ATGCCTCCTACTAATAGCCCTTCTGCTCTACTGCGACAGCATCTTGGTGAGTTCGGTATGAATAAACGAGTATTAGAGTATAGAGGGCAGAAGAGTCATACTATCAATATAGGTGGAGTGGTCAGAGAGCTTCCAGTTATACAAGTCTCGGAGGATCTGTGGATAGCTTCCAATGCGGATCTCATCCTCGGGGATATGGAGTTCATACAAGCCGCAGCCGAGTTGATGCATGATAAGGTTAAACGATACGACCCCGAGATATTAGTCACGCCTGAAGCCAAGGCTATAGCATTCGCTTATGAGTTAGCTAAGAGGCTCGGGCATAAGAGGTTAGTGATAGCTAGGAAATCGGTGAAAGCTTATATGACCGATTACCTCATTGAGGAGTGTTCTTCTATCACTACTAAAGCCAAGCAAGTCCTGATACTGGTTAAGGAGGATGTGGATAGGGTGAGAGGCAAGAGAGTGTGCATTATCGACGACGTGGTTTCGACAGGAGGGACTATCACCGCCTTAGAGAGATTGATTGAGAGAGCTGAAGGCATAATCGCCTGCAAGGCCGCGATATGGATAGAGGGTCCCTGGTATGAGGGTGATCTAATATACCTCGATGAGCTCCCTGTGTTCAAGAGAGTTGAGAGGGCCTAG
- a CDS encoding energy-coupling factor transporter transmembrane component T family protein, with protein MYYRIGLDPRVKLFLFAAWFSSAFLCKSIYSLISLLVSSMIILALTGSLASVLSRLRNFIPIILLAFPLWTFLNKWSLFHASTGFDLSLGLFMTIRLLLIIMISMTFLISVKPTEIVRALNSLRVPPVVTAVLALALRTLYIIAEDYKSIKEAHTSRGLELDKGSLIKRVKSHIPLLLPLLIRSIDSAEKMVLALELRPTLLTSKRSSPLRARDLLITFGCLLLIALLLYCDSILVSSV; from the coding sequence ATGTATTACAGGATAGGGTTGGATCCTAGGGTTAAGCTCTTCCTATTTGCCGCATGGTTCTCCTCAGCGTTCTTATGCAAGAGCATCTACTCTCTAATTTCATTACTGGTCTCATCTATGATCATCCTAGCGCTCACAGGCTCCCTCGCATCAGTGCTCTCAAGACTGAGGAACTTCATACCCATCATCCTTCTAGCGTTTCCCCTCTGGACCTTCCTGAACAAGTGGTCCTTATTCCACGCATCAACTGGATTCGATTTATCTCTAGGCTTATTCATGACGATCAGGTTGCTTTTGATCATAATGATATCGATGACTTTCTTAATATCCGTTAAGCCCACGGAGATAGTTAGAGCCCTGAACTCATTGAGAGTTCCGCCAGTAGTCACTGCAGTGCTAGCGTTAGCTCTCAGAACCCTCTATATAATCGCTGAAGACTATAAATCAATTAAGGAAGCTCACACTTCAAGAGGCCTCGAACTCGATAAGGGCTCCCTCATCAAGAGGGTCAAATCGCACATCCCCCTGCTCCTCCCGCTGCTAATTAGGAGTATAGATAGCGCGGAGAAGATGGTGCTGGCTTTGGAGCTCAGGCCCACTCTGCTGACCAGTAAGAGATCCAGCCCTTTGAGGGCTAGGGATTTACTTATCACCTTCGGATGCCTCCTACTAATAGCCCTTCTGCTCTACTGCGACAGCATCTTGGTGAGTTCGGTATGA
- a CDS encoding ABC transporter ATP-binding protein, which translates to MEALRALEVMNLSCRYPNSDWILKDLSFYVKAGEALAIVGPSGSGKTTLAHCISGIIPNRIFADLRGSIKVDGEDLSGSSIRERISSIGVVLQNYELQIFGLTVEEDLEISLRGEGNIEWILEFFGLEKYGDYYTHELSGGLKHRLVIASMMLSDPKYIVMDDPLANLDWNGRRIIAKTIELLKKDGKGIVVLTRKLRGLEDVIDRVVHLRQSYENHMIFGEAKIPRMCDGNYGGPIIEFRGVHFRYNKDRDYVLKDITLSIRKGEVFAIMGPNGSGKTTLMKHINGLLKPSRGSVIVKGIDTRSVSPASMSKFVGMVFQNPERYFVSETVWDEAAFGARNLGFGEERVAEALRMLGLLDRKDDSPGSLSMGEKIRLYAASVLAMNPEIIVFDEPTTGQDEDTLRQIREVIEKLSNSGKTVVIVTHDSDFTLSVADRLAILKDGTVYAEGDPSKLLSDDRLVEEAGIEPLSAEVRVNVLQDRVGS; encoded by the coding sequence GTGGAGGCTTTGAGGGCCCTAGAAGTGATGAATTTAAGCTGCAGGTATCCTAACTCAGACTGGATACTCAAAGATCTATCTTTTTATGTCAAAGCCGGTGAGGCGTTAGCGATAGTGGGCCCATCGGGCTCAGGCAAGACCACTCTAGCTCACTGCATCTCAGGGATAATCCCGAATAGGATATTCGCTGATTTGCGGGGGAGCATTAAGGTCGATGGAGAGGATCTATCCGGCAGCTCAATAAGGGAGAGGATAAGTTCGATTGGTGTAGTCCTCCAGAATTACGAGTTGCAGATATTCGGCTTGACAGTAGAGGAGGATCTTGAGATAAGCCTCAGAGGGGAAGGGAATATTGAGTGGATCTTAGAGTTCTTCGGGCTGGAAAAGTACGGAGATTACTATACTCACGAGCTCTCAGGAGGTTTGAAGCACAGGTTAGTCATAGCTTCCATGATGCTATCCGATCCTAAATACATTGTAATGGATGATCCTCTAGCTAACCTTGATTGGAATGGTAGAAGAATAATAGCTAAAACGATAGAATTATTAAAAAAAGATGGAAAAGGGATCGTTGTGCTCACTAGGAAACTCAGGGGATTGGAGGATGTGATAGATAGAGTGGTCCATCTGAGGCAGAGCTATGAAAATCATATGATATTCGGAGAAGCGAAGATCCCGAGAATGTGCGATGGTAATTACGGAGGACCCATAATTGAGTTCAGAGGGGTACATTTCAGGTATAATAAGGATAGAGATTACGTACTGAAGGATATCACGCTGAGTATAAGGAAGGGCGAGGTCTTCGCGATAATGGGGCCTAACGGTTCAGGTAAGACCACCTTAATGAAGCACATCAACGGGCTCCTCAAACCCTCGAGGGGCTCCGTAATAGTTAAGGGCATAGATACTCGGAGCGTCAGCCCGGCATCTATGTCTAAATTCGTGGGCATGGTCTTCCAGAATCCGGAGAGGTATTTCGTCTCTGAGACCGTTTGGGATGAAGCCGCTTTCGGTGCTAGGAATCTCGGGTTTGGGGAGGAGAGAGTCGCAGAAGCTTTGCGCATGCTGGGCCTCTTAGATAGGAAGGACGATAGCCCGGGCTCCTTGAGCATGGGGGAGAAGATCAGGCTGTATGCCGCTTCAGTTCTAGCGATGAATCCCGAGATAATAGTCTTCGATGAGCCCACTACAGGTCAGGATGAGGATACATTGAGGCAGATAAGGGAAGTAATAGAGAAGCTCTCCAATTCCGGTAAGACAGTCGTAATAGTGACTCACGATTCTGACTTCACACTATCGGTGGCGGATAGATTGGCTATACTGAAGGATGGCACTGTATATGCGGAGGGGGACCCATCGAAGCTCCTGAGCGATGATAGGTTGGTTGAGGAAGCGGGGATAGAGCCTCTATCGGCAGAGGTGAGGGTAAATGTATTACAGGATAGGGTTGGATCCTAG
- a CDS encoding ECF transporter S component — protein MSQESPAVFRRPDALTAVTYMAVSSAVTAIGFLLTAPIPLIPGAIHWRVLAFLPCVFGILYGPITGFVAGALGNTLWAIIGGYFNPATPIFDLIGVGLTGLIPGYFCKPNDSLSKRGLLKVALVSLISGIVMVPIVAIGFDLVGVAPFGAAVVLLILSDIPPILIGTPIVVGAITPPLLKRGLIKWRL, from the coding sequence ATGAGTCAGGAGAGCCCTGCTGTGTTCAGGAGACCGGATGCACTCACAGCAGTAACATATATGGCCGTTTCATCAGCCGTCACAGCTATCGGATTCCTATTAACGGCTCCTATACCTCTCATCCCCGGAGCTATACACTGGCGTGTCTTAGCATTCCTACCTTGCGTCTTCGGTATACTTTATGGCCCCATCACGGGATTCGTGGCCGGAGCCCTCGGTAACACGCTCTGGGCCATAATAGGTGGGTACTTCAACCCCGCAACGCCTATCTTCGACTTGATAGGGGTTGGTTTGACGGGTTTGATTCCGGGGTACTTCTGCAAGCCGAATGACTCTTTATCCAAGAGGGGATTGCTGAAGGTGGCTTTAGTCAGCTTGATCTCAGGTATTGTAATGGTACCGATAGTCGCTATAGGGTTCGATCTCGTGGGCGTGGCCCCATTCGGAGCGGCTGTAGTACTCCTGATATTGAGCGATATACCTCCGATACTCATAGGGACGCCCATAGTGGTGGGTGCTATAACGCCGCCTCTCCTCAAGAGGGGGCTGATTAAGTGGAGGCTTTGA